CGTATCTCCAGGGTGGCTTTGCGACCGGCCGGCAGGTCAAGCACCTTGATAGAGCCGTAAGGTATTTCTGTTTCCAGCGGGTCGCCCTCGCCGTAATCAATTTTAAGATTCAGCGCGGGTTTGCCGGGGGAACCGTGGCCGGCCGGCGCTACCACCGTGCCCAGGTTCAAAAAGGCATGCCGGACCATCACTTCCACCGCCGCCACCGGCTGCGCTACGGCCACAGCGCCCAAAATATTGGCCAGGCCGTTGGCGTCCAGGGCCAGGCTGGCCACACCCCAGGGTTCAAGCGCGTCTAACAATACCAGCGCCGCCTGGTAAACCTGAGGCGTTTGGGTCAGGGGACGGCCCGCCCCCACCAGCAAATTCCACTGCACATCGCGCCGGCCGGTTGAGGGCTGCAAGGGCCAACCGGCCCTGGCCTGCTCTACCACTAACCGCAAAGCTTCCCTGGCCACAGCAAGTTCAATAAATAATTCTTCCTCTGTGGTGGGGATGCTGGCGGGCTGTAAACATTTATTCAACAATTGATGGCGCAATTCTGCCAGGGGCAGATCGAAGGGCAGCCAACGCCGAATTTTTTCCAGGGGGACAATATTCAAGAGAGACGCCAGGCTATGGCCCACGCCGGCGTCGCTGCGAACGGTAGAGCCTCGAACGTCTTGGGCCTGGGTGGAAATCATGGTTGCGCCGCTGCCAATGTTGGCCCCCAGCACGTTGAGGTGATTGTGTTGGCCAATGTAGGTGATTGCTTTTTCAAACGATTTGCTGGCCAGGGCTGGGGGCAAGCGGGACCAATTCTGTAATTTCTCAAAGCCGGGCAATTGGAACAGTTTCCGTTGCAGGTAAAGATTTTCTAACTCCACCTGAACGCTCGCCAGGTTTTCGGCATCCAACGTGGGGCGGATGTTGGCAATGGTTCTGAGCCAGGCCACCGCGCCCAAAATTTCGGACACGCGGGCGTGGGTATCAATATTTCCGGCAAAAAGGATGTCCGGCTTGCGTTTGCCGGGCAGCACTTGCAGGGCCATGGAGATAACGTTGGCCATCTCAATAACCGGACGTTCGGCCCCGCCATCCGTACCGCCGGTGAGCAGAATAACTTCGGGCGGGTCGGCCTGGAGGGTTTGCACCTGGGCTTCGGCGCTGCGCCGGCGGCTGCGGCGGTCGCTGTCCAGGGATAATTCGGCCGTAATGTGGGTGTAGGTGGTAGCTGCGGCCCGCCGGGCGCTGGCCAGGGAAATATCCTGCATTAAACCGGCCAGGGCCACCGCCAACGGCGGGCCGGCGCTGGACACCATCACAAAAACGTCTACGCCCTGCCGGCCCGCGCCGCGCGGCGTAATCGGCCAGCCGCCGGGAGCCAGCAGGGTGCGGCCTGTTTCTTTTTCTATTTGGCGGGTTGCTTCTTGGATGCCCAGGGTAATATCCCGCCAGGGTGGGCCATAGGTGCTGGTCGCCTGCCCCGTAGCCAGCAGGCGATGTTGGCCATCAACAACTTCAATAAGCGCCGTTGTAGTGGTGGTGTTGCCACAATCAGCCGCCAGAATGCTTTCTATTTTTGAAACGGTCATTTGGCTAGGCGTAGCAGAAAAAAGATTTTTAAGTGATTATCACGGCTAAAACAATTGTCACCGGCCTAACTAACCTGGGCGTTATCCGCCCTGTCCCCAAAAATTGGCCAGTAAGTTGGCGGTATCGGCCAAAAACTGTAAACGGGAGATAAGCAAAGCCACCCGCGAATTGACGGTATTGGCAAATAAAGCGCCCAGAGTAAAAATAATCACCAGACGCCCCATGCCCGCCAAAAATCTGACCAGGCCCTCACGCAGGCCGCCCCAAAAACCATACGCTCTTACAGCAAAGGTAAAGTAAAAAAATACGCCCAACGTGCCCAAGATAATGATGATGTTATTTAACCATTGCACCAGGCCCACTTCGGTTTCGGTATTGGGGTAATGGTTAGGGTTGAGCGACAGGCCGGCCGTGGCCGCCACCTGGGGTAACAACGTGCCAAACAACGCGCCGCCAACAGCCAGGGCCACCCCTACCCCTAACACAAAAGCCAGGGT
This genomic interval from Anaerolineae bacterium contains the following:
- a CDS encoding glutamate mutase L, whose amino-acid sequence is MTVSKIESILAADCGNTTTTTALIEVVDGQHRLLATGQATSTYGPPWRDITLGIQEATRQIEKETGRTLLAPGGWPITPRGAGRQGVDVFVMVSSAGPPLAVALAGLMQDISLASARRAAATTYTHITAELSLDSDRRSRRRSAEAQVQTLQADPPEVILLTGGTDGGAERPVIEMANVISMALQVLPGKRKPDILFAGNIDTHARVSEILGAVAWLRTIANIRPTLDAENLASVQVELENLYLQRKLFQLPGFEKLQNWSRLPPALASKSFEKAITYIGQHNHLNVLGANIGSGATMISTQAQDVRGSTVRSDAGVGHSLASLLNIVPLEKIRRWLPFDLPLAELRHQLLNKCLQPASIPTTEEELFIELAVAREALRLVVEQARAGWPLQPSTGRRDVQWNLLVGAGRPLTQTPQVYQAALVLLDALEPWGVASLALDANGLANILGAVAVAQPVAAVEVMVRHAFLNLGTVVAPAGHGSPGKPALNLKIDYGEGDPLETEIPYGSIKVLDLPAGRKATLEIRPTNNFNMIGQRGRGALAEVEGGVLGIIIDARGRPLRLPRDDTMRQERLKQWSAEIGGRHAASGQNN